In one window of Deinococcus sonorensis KR-87 DNA:
- a CDS encoding ABC transporter ATP-binding protein, translating into MSAPEAPALLNVQGLTKTFAARQGLLSRWRGQPGKVVQALSDVHLQVRRGETLGIVGESGCGKSTLARCLVRLYDADHGTVRYGDQDVLALKGAALRGYNRRVQMIFQDPYSSLNPRMTVGQVLKEALSVHRMRPPAEQDARVSELLSLVGLPPEAARRLPHEFSGGQRQRIGIARALALEPEVLIADELVSALDVSVQAQVVNLLLELQERLDLTVLFVAHDLRLVRHLSHRVAVMYLGRVVEVAPTGAVFEAPLHPYTQALLAAAPSLDPSQRRAAPAITGELPSPLNVPSGCAFRTRCPHAFDRCATERPLLQDVGGGQEVACHLYTAPSPVGAGPQHP; encoded by the coding sequence GTGAGTGCCCCCGAAGCTCCCGCCCTGCTCAACGTGCAGGGCCTCACCAAGACCTTTGCGGCGCGCCAGGGTCTGCTGTCGCGCTGGCGTGGCCAGCCGGGCAAGGTGGTGCAGGCCCTCTCGGACGTGCACCTGCAGGTGCGGCGCGGCGAGACGCTCGGCATCGTGGGCGAGAGCGGCTGCGGCAAGAGCACGCTGGCCCGCTGCCTGGTGCGCCTCTACGACGCCGACCACGGCACGGTGCGCTACGGCGATCAGGACGTGCTGGCGCTCAAGGGGGCCGCCCTGCGCGGCTACAACCGCCGCGTCCAGATGATCTTCCAGGACCCCTACTCCAGCCTCAACCCGCGCATGACCGTGGGACAGGTGCTGAAAGAGGCGCTGAGCGTGCACCGCATGCGCCCGCCCGCCGAGCAGGACGCGCGCGTCAGCGAACTGCTGTCGCTGGTGGGCCTGCCGCCGGAAGCGGCCCGGCGGCTGCCGCACGAGTTCTCGGGAGGCCAGCGCCAGCGCATCGGGATTGCGCGCGCCCTGGCGCTGGAGCCGGAGGTGCTGATCGCCGACGAGCTGGTCTCGGCGCTAGACGTCTCGGTGCAGGCGCAGGTGGTGAACCTGCTGCTGGAACTGCAGGAGCGCCTGGACCTGACGGTGCTGTTCGTGGCGCACGACCTGCGGCTGGTGCGGCACCTATCGCACCGGGTGGCGGTGATGTACCTGGGCCGGGTGGTGGAGGTGGCGCCCACCGGCGCGGTGTTCGAAGCGCCGCTGCACCCCTACACCCAGGCGCTGCTGGCCGCCGCGCCATCGCTGGACCCCTCGCAGCGCCGGGCCGCGCCCGCCATCACCGGCGAGCTGCCCAGCCCGCTGAACGTGCCGAGCGGCTGCGCCTTCCGCACGCGTTGCCCCCACGCCTTTGACCGCTGCGCCACCGAACGGCCGCTGCTGCAGGACGTGGGTGGGGGTCAGGAGGTCGCCTGTCACCTGTACACCGCCCCTTCACCGGTGGGTGCCGGACCCCAGCACCCATGA
- a CDS encoding GntR family transcriptional regulator, producing MRASVVPSHSPTLSGTARLFTIDRSLNVPLGVQLRGQIEYGIAGGELARGSRLPSVRELSQELGLAHVTVAQVYKELLALGLIVTHPGRGTFVADAPRLADGPDLGALRQMLADTLVRAEQGGYTRAQIGDVLNVLLARGWSAPGGVDVLLVGLFLDVTSAYAEDLQAALRPEDRVRAITLEELRQHPAPPADVVLALAHRVAETRALLPGMTVIPVGFIPAPTTRAALATLSPLTRLAVVATFEEFLPTFLAGVKRYAPHVTELHSTHIHAPELYDTLARCDGAVYASGSALVPELMGDRPSFEYRHTIDPRDVERLVLPAVEQCRARTSSLTERP from the coding sequence ATGAGAGCATCGGTCGTGCCGTCTCACTCGCCCACCCTGTCCGGAACTGCCCGGCTCTTCACCATCGACCGCAGCCTGAACGTGCCGCTGGGCGTGCAGCTGCGCGGCCAGATCGAGTACGGCATCGCTGGGGGCGAGCTGGCCCGGGGCTCCCGGCTGCCCAGCGTGCGCGAGCTGTCTCAGGAGCTGGGGCTGGCGCACGTGACAGTGGCGCAGGTGTACAAGGAGCTGCTGGCGCTGGGCCTGATCGTGACCCATCCCGGACGCGGCACTTTCGTGGCCGACGCGCCCCGCCTGGCGGACGGTCCGGACCTGGGGGCGCTGCGGCAGATGCTGGCCGACACGCTGGTGCGCGCGGAGCAGGGCGGGTACACCCGCGCCCAGATCGGCGACGTGCTGAACGTGCTGCTGGCGCGCGGCTGGAGCGCGCCCGGCGGTGTGGACGTGCTGCTGGTGGGCCTGTTCCTGGACGTGACCAGCGCCTACGCCGAGGACCTGCAGGCCGCGCTGCGGCCCGAGGACCGGGTGCGGGCCATCACGCTGGAGGAGCTGCGCCAGCACCCGGCCCCGCCCGCCGACGTGGTGCTGGCCCTGGCGCACCGGGTGGCCGAGACCCGCGCGCTGCTGCCGGGCATGACCGTGATTCCGGTGGGGTTCATTCCGGCGCCCACCACCCGCGCCGCCCTGGCCACCCTCAGCCCGCTGACCCGGCTGGCGGTCGTGGCCACCTTCGAGGAGTTTCTGCCCACCTTTCTCGCGGGGGTGAAGCGCTACGCCCCGCACGTCACGGAGCTGCACTCCACCCACATCCACGCCCCGGAGCTGTACGACACGCTGGCGCGCTGCGACGGCGCGGTGTACGCCAGCGGTTCGGCGCTGGTGCCGGAACTGATGGGCGACCGGCCCAGCTTCGAGTACCGGCACACCATCGACCCCCGTGACGTGGAGCGGCTGGTGCTGCCCGCCGTCGAGCAATGCCGTGCCCGCACGTCCTCTCTCACCGAAAGGCCCTGA
- a CDS encoding creatininase family protein, translating to MTPIAQMNWMQVEEYLQRDDRLVLPLGSTEQHGYLSLAVDNILPERLAHEAAGPLGVPVLPVLPYGITPYFRGYPGSVTLRVQTYLSVVRDILDAVYEQGFRRILIVNGHGGNSPALGFTGEWMADHPGSRVKFHNWWNAPQVWAQVQATDTNASHASWMENFPWTRLEGVTLPDEEKAPLDLDRLRLLGPQELRGYLQEGNYGGRFQRPDDEMQRIWDVAVKETRALLDGSWAQ from the coding sequence ATGACCCCGATTGCACAGATGAACTGGATGCAGGTTGAAGAGTACCTTCAGCGCGACGACCGGCTGGTGCTGCCGCTGGGCAGCACCGAGCAGCACGGCTACCTGAGTCTCGCGGTCGACAACATCCTGCCGGAGCGGCTGGCCCACGAGGCCGCCGGGCCGCTGGGCGTGCCGGTGCTGCCGGTGCTGCCCTACGGCATCACGCCGTACTTCCGCGGCTACCCCGGCAGCGTCACGCTGCGGGTGCAGACCTACCTCAGCGTGGTGCGCGACATTCTGGACGCGGTGTACGAGCAGGGCTTCCGGCGCATCCTGATCGTGAACGGGCACGGCGGCAACAGCCCCGCGCTGGGCTTCACCGGCGAGTGGATGGCGGACCACCCCGGCAGCCGGGTCAAGTTCCACAACTGGTGGAACGCTCCGCAGGTCTGGGCGCAGGTGCAGGCCACCGACACCAACGCCAGCCACGCCTCCTGGATGGAGAACTTCCCCTGGACCCGGCTGGAGGGCGTCACGCTGCCGGACGAGGAGAAGGCGCCCCTTGATCTGGACCGGCTGCGGCTGCTGGGGCCGCAGGAACTGCGCGGCTACCTGCAGGAGGGCAACTACGGGGGCCGCTTCCAGCGTCCGGACGACGAGATGCAGCGCATCTGGGACGTGGCGGTGAAGGAAACCCGCGCCCTGCTGGACGGGAGCTGGGCCCAATGA
- a CDS encoding ketopantoate reductase family protein, giving the protein MSGEDDQARLLIWGAGAIGGTIGAYLVRAGHDVTFVDRAADHVERMTAAGLHIVGPIEDFTVPAAAFTPDQLQGQWDTVLLCVKAQDTEAAAAELAPHLGRDGVLVSVQNGLNPLTLNRLLGEERVVGSFVNFGADYLEPGVVTYSGRGAVVVGEQDGRVTPRVEQLHRLLRQFEPNAVLSENISGYLWSKLGYGALLFATAVTNDGIADALARPEDRDLYVALGREVLRVAHAHGVTPEAFNGFDPAAFVPGASDEAADASLTEMVAFNRRSAKTHSGIWRDLAVRKRRTEVDAQLGWVVHFGGVHGVPTPITARLVQLIHELEDGQRELSRDNLLELHRVMPQRVTS; this is encoded by the coding sequence ATGAGCGGGGAAGACGACCAAGCCCGCCTGCTCATCTGGGGGGCGGGGGCCATCGGCGGGACCATCGGGGCGTATCTGGTGCGGGCCGGGCATGACGTGACCTTCGTGGACCGCGCCGCCGATCACGTGGAGCGCATGACCGCGGCGGGCCTGCACATCGTCGGCCCGATCGAGGACTTCACCGTGCCGGCCGCGGCGTTCACGCCGGATCAGCTGCAGGGCCAGTGGGACACGGTGCTGCTGTGCGTCAAGGCCCAGGACACCGAGGCGGCGGCGGCCGAACTGGCCCCGCACCTCGGCCGGGACGGGGTGCTGGTGTCGGTGCAGAACGGCCTCAATCCGCTGACGCTCAACCGCCTGCTGGGCGAGGAGCGGGTGGTGGGCAGCTTCGTGAACTTCGGCGCCGACTACCTGGAGCCGGGCGTGGTGACCTACAGCGGGCGCGGCGCGGTGGTGGTGGGCGAGCAGGACGGCCGCGTCACGCCCCGGGTGGAACAGCTGCACCGGCTGCTGCGGCAGTTCGAGCCGAACGCGGTGCTGAGCGAGAACATCTCCGGGTACCTGTGGAGCAAGCTCGGGTACGGCGCGCTGCTGTTCGCCACCGCCGTCACCAACGACGGCATCGCGGACGCGCTGGCCCGCCCGGAGGACCGCGACCTGTACGTGGCGCTGGGCCGCGAGGTGCTGCGGGTAGCGCACGCGCACGGCGTGACGCCCGAAGCCTTCAACGGGTTTGATCCGGCTGCCTTCGTGCCGGGCGCCAGCGACGAGGCCGCCGACGCCAGCCTGACCGAGATGGTCGCCTTCAACCGCCGCAGCGCCAAGACCCACAGCGGCATCTGGCGCGATCTGGCGGTGCGCAAACGCCGCACCGAGGTGGACGCGCAGCTCGGCTGGGTGGTGCACTTCGGGGGTGTCCACGGGGTGCCCACGCCCATCACCGCCCGGCTGGTGCAGCTGATCCACGAACTGGAGGACGGCCAGCGCGAGCTGAGCCGCGACAACCTGCTGGAGCTGCACCGCGTCATGCCGCAGCGGGTGACCTCGTGA
- a CDS encoding SDR family NAD(P)-dependent oxidoreductase yields MKLDFSGQTVIVTGAAQGFGRAISLAFARDGAAVYACDVQPEGLTETARLAEEQGTPLHVRPVDVTDRAAVQRLAQEAEQATGRLDVLVNNAGGVLGQVGRPLEEISEGDWQSIFRVNVDGAFHFAQAVAPAMKRQRRGRIINISSGAGLGVSLTGIQAYASAKAAQIGLTRQLAHELGEFGITVNNVAPGFVRSNPTTERQWQSYGEEGQQRLVQGIALKRLGSPQDIASAVQFFASEQAGWITGQVLSVDGGK; encoded by the coding sequence GTGAAGCTGGACTTCAGCGGCCAGACGGTCATCGTGACCGGGGCGGCGCAGGGCTTCGGCCGGGCCATCTCGCTGGCCTTCGCCCGGGACGGCGCGGCGGTGTACGCCTGCGACGTGCAGCCGGAGGGCCTGACCGAGACGGCGCGGCTGGCCGAGGAGCAGGGCACGCCGCTGCACGTGCGCCCGGTGGACGTGACGGACCGCGCGGCGGTGCAGCGGCTGGCGCAGGAGGCCGAGCAGGCCACCGGCCGCCTGGACGTGCTGGTCAACAACGCGGGCGGGGTGCTGGGACAGGTGGGCCGCCCGCTGGAGGAGATCAGCGAGGGCGACTGGCAGAGCATCTTCCGCGTCAACGTGGACGGCGCCTTTCACTTCGCCCAGGCGGTGGCCCCGGCCATGAAGCGCCAGCGGCGCGGCCGGATCATCAACATCTCCTCCGGGGCCGGGCTGGGCGTCAGCCTGACCGGCATCCAGGCGTACGCCAGCGCCAAGGCCGCGCAGATCGGCCTGACGCGGCAACTGGCGCATGAGCTGGGCGAGTTCGGCATCACCGTCAACAACGTGGCGCCCGGCTTCGTGCGCAGCAACCCCACCACCGAGCGCCAGTGGCAGAGCTACGGCGAGGAGGGCCAGCAGCGGCTGGTGCAGGGCATCGCCCTCAAGCGGCTGGGCAGCCCGCAGGACATCGCCTCGGCAGTGCAGTTCTTCGCCTCGGAGCAGGCCGGCTGGATCACTGGGCAGGTGCTGAGCGTGGACGGCGGCAAGTGA
- a CDS encoding dipeptidase gives MGDLEQVLDTLAGRQQASVEDLLAFAAIPSVSAQAQHAPDIQRAADWLAARLRQAGLETVEQWPTGGHPAVYAEWLGAPGAPTILVYGHYDVQPPDPEDRWRTPPFTPTVQGERVYGRGVSDDKGPLLIAVQVADAYLHTLGRLPLNVKFLFEGEEEVGSAHLPALVTERRERLAADFVLSADGGMWSAETPSLTVSARGLAALEFTVRGPAKDLHSGRHGGSLQNPLHALADLVAGLHTPDGRVAVDGFYDGVTERTAEEREATRQLPFTDEGYLAQTGAPEVYGETGYSTLERQWDRPTLELNGLWGGYTGEGSKTVLPSEAHAKVTCRLVPGQDPARIPGLIEAHLRRHLPPGVTLDVQPSDHGARAYQLPTGHPGRRVAREVLEAVYGRPPLEVGMGGSIPVLETFSEVLGVDTVFFSFAVGDEDIHAPNEFFRLPRIQEGQQAWARYWMTLAELRGATASREARAYD, from the coding sequence ATGGGCGACCTGGAGCAGGTGCTGGACACGCTCGCCGGTCGGCAACAGGCCTCGGTCGAGGACCTGCTGGCCTTCGCCGCCATTCCCAGCGTGAGCGCCCAGGCGCAGCACGCCCCGGACATTCAACGTGCCGCCGACTGGCTGGCCGCCCGGCTGCGGCAGGCCGGGCTGGAAACGGTCGAGCAGTGGCCCACTGGCGGCCATCCGGCGGTATACGCCGAGTGGCTGGGCGCGCCGGGTGCCCCCACCATCCTGGTGTACGGTCACTACGACGTGCAGCCGCCAGACCCGGAGGACCGCTGGCGCACCCCGCCCTTCACCCCGACGGTGCAAGGCGAGCGGGTGTACGGGCGCGGCGTCAGCGACGACAAGGGACCGCTGCTGATCGCGGTGCAGGTGGCGGACGCCTACCTCCACACCCTGGGCCGCCTGCCGCTGAACGTGAAGTTCCTGTTCGAGGGCGAGGAGGAGGTGGGCAGCGCGCACCTGCCGGCCCTGGTGACCGAGCGGCGGGAGCGGCTGGCGGCCGACTTCGTGCTGAGCGCGGACGGCGGCATGTGGAGCGCCGAGACGCCCTCGCTGACGGTGAGCGCGCGTGGGCTGGCGGCGCTGGAGTTCACGGTGCGCGGCCCCGCCAAGGACCTGCACTCCGGGCGGCACGGCGGCAGCCTTCAGAATCCGCTGCACGCCCTGGCCGACCTGGTGGCCGGACTGCACACGCCTGACGGCCGGGTGGCGGTGGACGGCTTCTATGACGGCGTCACCGAACGCACCGCTGAGGAGCGTGAAGCGACCCGTCAGCTGCCGTTCACCGACGAGGGCTACCTCGCCCAGACCGGCGCCCCCGAGGTCTATGGCGAAACCGGTTACAGCACGCTGGAACGGCAGTGGGACCGGCCCACCCTGGAACTGAACGGCCTGTGGGGCGGCTACACCGGCGAGGGCAGCAAGACGGTGCTGCCCAGCGAGGCGCACGCCAAGGTGACCTGCCGGCTGGTGCCGGGCCAGGACCCGGCCCGCATCCCCGGCCTGATCGAAGCGCACCTGCGCCGCCACCTGCCGCCGGGCGTGACGCTGGACGTCCAGCCCAGCGACCACGGCGCCCGCGCCTACCAGCTGCCGACCGGGCATCCGGGCCGCCGGGTGGCCCGCGAGGTGCTGGAGGCGGTGTATGGGCGGCCGCCGCTGGAAGTGGGCATGGGCGGCAGCATTCCGGTGCTGGAGACCTTCAGCGAGGTGCTGGGCGTGGACACGGTGTTCTTCAGCTTCGCGGTGGGCGACGAGGACATTCACGCGCCCAACGAGTTCTTCCGCCTGCCGCGCATCCAGGAGGGGCAGCAGGCCTGGGCACGGTACTGGATGACGCTGGCAGAGCTGCGGGGAGCGACGGCCAGCCGGGAAGCCCGCGCGTATGACTGA
- a CDS encoding RraA family protein — protein MTDPDASLHAFQALLLQGDLTCNISDALERSGALGASVRPVWPEARLLGPAVTVRTLGTDLSAVFEGIGAAPAGSVLVIDSHGMTHSAFWGERTTRAALARGLAGAVIDGACRDVSAVRRLGFPVFSTAITPNAGLPAGRGAVNVPVAVGGQPVHPGDLMVADENGVVVVPQARIQATLARVQELLSAEQALFARTSSAAELSPEGDSA, from the coding sequence ATGACTGACCCGGACGCCTCCCTGCACGCCTTTCAGGCCCTCTTGCTGCAGGGCGACCTGACCTGCAACATCTCGGACGCGCTGGAGCGAAGTGGCGCGCTGGGGGCGAGCGTCCGACCGGTGTGGCCCGAGGCGCGGCTGCTCGGCCCGGCGGTGACGGTCCGTACCCTGGGCACCGACCTGAGCGCGGTATTTGAGGGCATCGGGGCCGCGCCGGCCGGAAGTGTGCTGGTGATCGACTCGCACGGCATGACCCATTCGGCGTTCTGGGGCGAGCGCACCACCCGCGCGGCGCTGGCCCGCGGACTGGCAGGCGCAGTCATTGATGGCGCCTGCCGCGACGTGAGCGCGGTGCGCCGGCTGGGGTTTCCGGTGTTCAGTACCGCCATCACCCCCAATGCCGGGCTGCCGGCCGGGCGCGGCGCCGTGAACGTGCCGGTGGCGGTGGGCGGCCAGCCGGTCCACCCCGGCGACCTGATGGTGGCCGACGAGAACGGGGTGGTGGTGGTGCCGCAGGCGCGGATTCAGGCCACACTGGCCCGGGTGCAGGAGCTGCTGTCTGCCGAGCAGGCGCTGTTCGCCCGCACCAGCAGCGCCGCAGAGCTCAGCCCGGAGGGAGACTCAGCATGA
- a CDS encoding succinylglutamate desuccinylase/aspartoacylase family protein, with the protein MISPDWTQVQPGTVTDLQLTPDLGSGEPIACRLIRGARPGPTLLVTAGVHGAEYASIEAATRLMATDPQTLGGMLVVLPIVNPPAFSARSIYINPLDGKNLNRCFPGRPDGTYAERLAHWLTSEFIAHADAFLDLHGGDLVEALAPFCIVPAGDEAAMTLGRVFGLPHLTVSEGQVMSISAARQQGVPAVIAEAGGQGLWPEQAVAPLVDGVVRVMRHLKMLDGTSGPLPVQEYHALAWMSAPVSGLWTPAVQVGETVEAGQPVGHIRDVFGTVLAELSAPAGGTVLFAVTSLAMNAGDPLYGIGTLSSEAPHV; encoded by the coding sequence ATGATTTCACCCGACTGGACGCAGGTGCAGCCCGGCACCGTGACGGACCTGCAGCTCACCCCTGACCTGGGCAGCGGCGAGCCGATCGCCTGCCGCCTCATCCGAGGCGCGCGGCCCGGCCCCACCCTGCTGGTCACTGCCGGAGTGCACGGCGCGGAGTACGCCAGCATTGAGGCGGCCACCCGGCTGATGGCCACCGACCCGCAGACGCTGGGCGGCATGCTGGTGGTGCTGCCGATCGTGAACCCGCCGGCCTTCTCGGCCCGCAGCATCTACATCAACCCGCTGGACGGCAAGAACCTCAACCGCTGCTTCCCCGGCCGCCCGGACGGGACCTACGCCGAGCGGCTGGCGCACTGGCTGACGTCCGAATTCATCGCCCATGCCGACGCGTTTCTGGACCTGCACGGCGGTGACCTGGTGGAGGCGCTGGCCCCCTTCTGCATCGTGCCGGCGGGTGACGAGGCGGCCATGACCCTGGGGCGCGTCTTCGGCCTGCCGCACCTCACCGTCAGCGAGGGGCAGGTGATGAGCATCTCGGCGGCCCGGCAGCAGGGCGTGCCGGCCGTGATCGCGGAGGCCGGCGGCCAGGGGCTGTGGCCGGAGCAGGCCGTGGCCCCGCTGGTGGACGGCGTGGTGCGGGTCATGCGGCACCTGAAGATGCTGGACGGCACGTCGGGTCCGCTGCCGGTGCAGGAGTATCACGCCCTGGCCTGGATGAGCGCTCCGGTCAGCGGCCTGTGGACCCCCGCCGTGCAGGTGGGGGAGACGGTGGAGGCCGGGCAGCCGGTCGGCCACATCCGCGACGTGTTCGGGACCGTCCTGGCCGAACTCTCCGCTCCTGCTGGCGGCACCGTGCTGTTCGCCGTGACCAGTCTTGCCATGAACGCCGGTGACCCGCTGTACGGCATCGGCACCCTGTCCTCGGAGGCCCCCCATGTCTGA
- a CDS encoding carboxypeptidase M32, whose translation MSEFARLSAEINDLLCILNVLNWDARTQMPPGGSVTRAQQSATLTGVAQEKLLSPAFEQAVRAALDADPNDRAAQQTLEATSALKRVPETLTRELAALKGEAQDVWAEAKAANDFPRFAPYLERMVHLSRDLADALGYQDHPYDALLNLYEPGLTTATLLPLLQRLREHHVPLLQAIMRQPEPRTDFLDRHYPAAEQRAFSLRLAQAFGYDLTRGRLDASAHPFEISFTRQDVRITTRYQETFLPGALFGTLHETGHALYEQGVAPELSRTVLASDLLGLYAVGGASFGTHESQSRLWENRVGRSRAFWDLHFPALQQQFPEQLQGVSAAEFHRAVNRVRPSLIRVEADELTYDLHIMLRVELESRLIAGELSVQDLPAAWNARVKADLGLDVPDDARGVLQDIHWSTGYFGSFPTYTVGNVMAAQFYRAAQAALPQLDAQLASGDYTPLREWLTQHIYRHGRTYTPHELLERATGSGLDPQPYLDYLSEKFTGLYALEAHA comes from the coding sequence ATGTCTGAATTTGCCCGACTGAGCGCCGAAATCAACGACCTGCTGTGCATCCTGAACGTGCTGAACTGGGACGCGCGCACCCAGATGCCGCCCGGCGGCAGTGTCACCCGCGCCCAGCAGTCGGCCACCCTCACCGGCGTGGCGCAGGAGAAACTGCTCTCGCCGGCCTTCGAGCAGGCGGTCCGAGCCGCGCTGGACGCCGATCCGAATGACCGTGCCGCCCAGCAGACGCTGGAGGCCACCTCCGCCCTGAAGCGGGTGCCAGAGACCCTGACCCGGGAGCTGGCCGCGCTCAAGGGCGAGGCGCAGGACGTGTGGGCCGAGGCGAAGGCGGCCAACGACTTCCCGCGCTTCGCCCCGTACCTGGAGCGGATGGTGCACCTCAGCCGTGACCTTGCCGACGCGCTGGGCTACCAGGACCACCCGTACGACGCGCTGCTGAACCTCTACGAACCGGGCCTGACCACCGCCACGCTGCTGCCGCTGCTGCAGCGCCTGCGCGAGCATCACGTGCCGCTGCTGCAGGCGATCATGCGCCAGCCGGAGCCGCGCACGGATTTCCTGGACCGGCATTACCCGGCTGCCGAGCAGCGCGCCTTCTCGCTGCGGCTGGCCCAGGCGTTCGGCTATGACCTGACGCGCGGGCGGCTGGACGCCTCCGCTCACCCGTTCGAGATCAGCTTCACCCGCCAGGACGTGCGCATCACCACCCGCTATCAAGAGACCTTCCTGCCGGGCGCGCTGTTCGGCACCCTGCACGAGACCGGCCACGCGCTGTACGAGCAGGGCGTCGCGCCGGAGCTGAGCCGCACCGTGCTGGCCAGCGACCTGCTGGGCCTGTACGCGGTGGGTGGGGCCAGCTTCGGCACGCACGAGAGCCAGTCGCGGCTGTGGGAGAACCGGGTGGGCCGCTCGCGCGCCTTCTGGGACCTGCACTTCCCGGCGCTGCAGCAGCAGTTCCCGGAGCAGCTCCAGGGCGTGAGTGCCGCGGAGTTCCACCGGGCGGTGAACCGGGTGCGGCCCAGCCTGATCCGGGTGGAAGCCGACGAACTCACCTACGACCTGCACATCATGCTGCGCGTGGAGCTGGAGAGCCGGCTGATCGCGGGCGAGCTGAGCGTGCAGGACCTGCCGGCCGCCTGGAACGCCCGGGTGAAGGCGGACCTGGGCCTGGACGTGCCGGACGACGCGCGCGGCGTGCTGCAGGACATCCACTGGTCCACCGGCTACTTCGGATCGTTTCCTACCTATACGGTCGGCAACGTCATGGCGGCGCAGTTCTACCGGGCGGCCCAGGCGGCCCTGCCGCAGCTGGACGCTCAGCTCGCGTCCGGCGATTACACGCCGCTGCGCGAGTGGCTGACCCAGCACATCTACCGGCATGGCCGCACCTACACCCCGCATGAACTCCTGGAGCGGGCCACCGGCAGCGGGCTGGACCCGCAGCCGTACCTGGACTACCTGAGCGAGAAATTCACCGGGCTGTACGCCCTGGAGGCACACGCATGA
- a CDS encoding SDR family NAD(P)-dependent oxidoreductase: protein MSEGRLSGKVALVTGASSGIGEATARALAQEGAAVALVARRQDRLEALAAAITQAGGRAEVIALDIAQDEHARDAVRRTVGALGRLDILVNNAGLMLLGPVTGADITDWQRMLDLNVRAVMTLTHAALETMTPQQSGHIVNISSVSGRGASPTSAGYSATKWALGGFSEGLRQEVRLNGIRVTVIEPGVVATELTDHITHTQTKDTYESRIKTITPLEAEDIAAAVVYAVTQPQRVNVNEILIRPLDQG from the coding sequence ATGAGCGAAGGCAGACTGTCGGGCAAAGTGGCGCTGGTGACCGGCGCGTCGAGCGGCATCGGGGAGGCCACGGCGCGCGCACTGGCCCAGGAGGGGGCTGCTGTGGCACTGGTCGCTCGACGGCAGGACCGGCTGGAGGCGCTGGCCGCGGCCATCACGCAGGCGGGTGGCCGGGCCGAGGTGATCGCGCTGGACATTGCCCAGGACGAGCACGCCCGCGACGCGGTGCGCCGCACGGTGGGGGCGCTCGGCCGGCTGGACATCCTGGTGAACAACGCCGGGCTGATGCTGCTGGGCCCGGTGACCGGCGCGGACATCACCGACTGGCAGCGCATGCTGGACCTGAATGTGCGGGCGGTGATGACCCTCACCCACGCGGCGCTGGAGACCATGACGCCGCAGCAGAGCGGACACATCGTGAACATCTCCTCGGTGTCGGGGCGCGGGGCCAGCCCCACCAGCGCCGGGTACAGCGCCACCAAGTGGGCGCTGGGCGGCTTCAGCGAGGGGCTGCGCCAGGAGGTGCGCCTGAACGGCATCCGCGTCACGGTGATCGAGCCGGGCGTGGTGGCCACCGAGCTGACCGACCACATCACCCACACGCAGACCAAGGACACCTACGAGAGCCGCATCAAGACCATAACCCCGCTGGAGGCCGAGGACATCGCGGCGGCGGTGGTGTATGCGGTGACGCAGCCGCAGCGCGTCAACGTCAACGAAATTCTGATCCGCCCGCTCGATCAGGGCTGA
- a CDS encoding NfeD family protein — MDWPTLSHVAPWHWWALAAVLLILEVLVPGVFLVWLGIAAAVLGLLVALLPLGVPLQLLLFGALSVVSILVGRRVLARLPHSAEADQLNRGAARLIGRTVVLTEPIRHGQGRARVGDGVWPVQGADAPAGSTVRIVAVQGTTLLVRPDGAAEALSPDRAGGSEFR, encoded by the coding sequence ATGGACTGGCCCACGCTGTCGCACGTCGCGCCGTGGCACTGGTGGGCGCTGGCCGCCGTGCTGCTGATTCTGGAGGTGCTGGTTCCAGGGGTGTTTCTGGTGTGGCTGGGCATCGCGGCGGCGGTGCTGGGCCTGCTGGTGGCCCTGCTGCCACTGGGCGTGCCGCTGCAACTGCTGCTGTTCGGGGCGCTGAGCGTGGTGAGCATCCTGGTGGGCCGGCGGGTGCTGGCCCGGCTGCCGCACAGCGCCGAGGCCGATCAGCTCAACCGGGGCGCGGCGCGGCTGATCGGCCGGACGGTGGTGCTGACCGAGCCGATCCGGCACGGCCAGGGCCGCGCCCGGGTGGGCGACGGCGTGTGGCCGGTGCAGGGGGCGGACGCCCCTGCCGGCAGCACCGTCCGCATCGTGGCGGTGCAGGGCACCACCCTGCTGGTGCGCCCCGACGGCGCGGCGGAAGCGCTCAGCCCTGATCGAGCGGGCGGATCAGAATTTCGTTGA